Proteins encoded by one window of Paenibacillus urinalis:
- a CDS encoding YggS family pyridoxal phosphate-dependent enzyme codes for MSLEERIQHVDERIQAACEASGRNRESVNVIAVTKYVSAEMTEKVLGSGLVHIGENRWQNAEEKWNTLGHRGIWHFIGHLQTNKVKDVIGKFPYIHSLDRLSLAREIEKKAAQLDIKVQCMLQVNISGEESKYGLQPEQAVPLLREIREFNHIQVAGLMTMAPFEEESERTRPVFRGLRELRDDLNRQALTHEPLTDLSMGMSNDFEIAIQEGATWVRLGSVLVGKEEG; via the coding sequence TTGTCACTGGAGGAGAGAATACAGCATGTGGATGAACGCATCCAAGCTGCTTGTGAGGCAAGCGGACGTAATAGAGAAAGTGTGAATGTAATCGCGGTAACTAAGTATGTATCTGCCGAGATGACAGAGAAAGTGCTTGGCAGCGGACTGGTACATATTGGCGAGAACCGATGGCAAAATGCCGAGGAGAAATGGAATACGCTCGGCCATCGGGGGATATGGCATTTTATCGGACATCTTCAGACAAATAAAGTGAAGGATGTAATTGGCAAATTCCCATATATCCATTCATTAGACCGATTGTCTCTCGCTCGTGAGATCGAGAAGAAGGCAGCGCAGCTGGATATTAAAGTACAGTGTATGCTGCAGGTGAATATCTCAGGTGAGGAGTCGAAATATGGTCTTCAGCCGGAGCAAGCCGTCCCACTGCTCAGAGAAATACGTGAATTTAATCATATTCAAGTCGCCGGACTTATGACAATGGCCCCCTTCGAAGAAGAATCGGAACGGACACGTCCCGTATTTCGTGGACTTCGTGAACTTAGAGACGACTTGAATAGACAAGCCTTGACCCATGAACCGTTGACCGATTTGTCGATGGGAATGTCCAATGATTTTGAGATAGCGATTCAGGAAGGTGCAACGTGGGTGAGACTGGGAAGTGTTCTCGTAGGTAAAGAGGAGGGCTAA
- the lspA gene encoding signal peptidase II, protein MIYYVIALIVFLVDQGTKWLVATRMTIGEEISVIGDFFLITSHRNRGAAFGILQGQTWFFIVVTTIVAVALIWYIYKVKSQPDKILPVALAMVLGGALGNFIDRLLMGEVVDFFKFNFGSYTFPIFNIADSAIVVGVGLIILDTLLETRREKQAAQSQEEGKE, encoded by the coding sequence GTGATATATTATGTCATTGCACTAATTGTTTTTCTAGTGGACCAGGGTACAAAATGGCTTGTTGCAACTCGGATGACCATTGGGGAGGAAATATCCGTAATTGGCGATTTCTTCTTGATCACTTCCCATCGGAATCGTGGAGCGGCCTTCGGCATTTTGCAGGGTCAGACGTGGTTCTTTATTGTGGTAACAACGATTGTAGCTGTAGCCTTGATCTGGTATATCTACAAGGTGAAATCACAGCCGGATAAAATATTACCTGTAGCTCTTGCTATGGTGCTTGGCGGTGCACTGGGCAACTTTATCGATCGACTGCTGATGGGCGAGGTTGTCGATTTCTTTAAATTTAATTTTGGAAGCTACACCTTTCCGATCTTTAACATCGCCGATTCTGCGATTGTCGTCGGTGTAGGCTTGATTATATTGGACACACTGCTTGAAACAAGACGTGAGAAGCAGGCGGCACAGAGCCAAGAGGAAGGGAAGGAATAA
- a CDS encoding DUF5665 domain-containing protein, with protein MDEMHSVLQKLALDLEKSRIADYTRLLHKPLRLIWLNLLSGTARGVGIAIGFTFFAATIVYVLQLLGALNLPIVGDYIADIVRIVQRQLELDTY; from the coding sequence ATGGATGAGATGCATAGTGTTCTTCAGAAGCTCGCTCTTGATCTGGAGAAATCAAGGATTGCAGATTATACGAGACTGCTGCACAAGCCTCTGCGACTGATCTGGCTTAATTTGTTATCCGGAACAGCAAGAGGGGTCGGGATTGCGATCGGATTCACCTTTTTTGCTGCGACAATTGTGTATGTTCTTCAGCTGCTTGGCGCGCTGAATTTACCGATTGTCGGGGATTACATTGCCGATATTGTACGCATCGTACAGAGACAATTGGAGCTGGATACATATTAG
- a CDS encoding DivIVA domain-containing protein, protein MPLTPLDIHNKEFARRIRGYDEDEVNEFLDQVIKDYEAVIRENKELSTQLLSVQEKLDHFANIEETLSKTIIVAQEAADEVKNNSKKEAQLIVKEAEKNADRIVNEALSKSRKISLEVEELKKQASIYRARFRTLVEAQLELLSVDGWEALENREQEVREREREMKEIY, encoded by the coding sequence ATGCCACTAACGCCGCTGGACATACATAATAAGGAGTTTGCCCGCCGTATTCGTGGTTATGATGAGGATGAGGTCAATGAGTTTTTGGATCAAGTAATCAAAGACTACGAGGCTGTTATCCGTGAGAACAAGGAGCTAAGCACACAGTTGCTGTCCGTGCAGGAGAAGCTGGATCATTTTGCTAATATTGAGGAAACGCTCAGCAAGACTATTATTGTTGCGCAGGAAGCTGCTGATGAAGTGAAGAATAATTCGAAGAAGGAAGCTCAGCTCATTGTGAAGGAAGCAGAGAAGAATGCAGACCGGATCGTGAACGAAGCTTTATCTAAGTCACGCAAAATTTCGCTTGAAGTTGAGGAGCTCAAGAAGCAGGCTTCCATTTACCGTGCTCGTTTCCGCACACTTGTTGAGGCTCAGCTGGAGCTGTTGAGTGTGGATGGCTGGGAAGCTCTGGAGAACCGGGAGCAGGAAGTTCGTGAGCGTGAGCGCGAAATGAAGGAAATTTACTAA
- a CDS encoding cell division protein SepF — protein sequence MSVVNKFMNFFGLQEEEEVVEREQVNTRVEEPDQEVETPSFDKRRNQKGNNVVSIHSQKNVKVVLYEPRSYDEAQEIADHIKSHRTVVVNLQRVRKDQALRIIDFLSGTVYALGGGISKIGGNIFLCTPDTVEIQGTIAEILTDHDSEVDYNRMR from the coding sequence ATGAGTGTAGTGAATAAATTTATGAATTTTTTCGGTCTTCAGGAAGAAGAAGAGGTTGTAGAGCGTGAGCAGGTCAATACGCGTGTAGAGGAACCTGATCAAGAAGTTGAAACGCCGAGCTTTGATAAACGTAGAAACCAGAAGGGCAATAATGTCGTAAGCATTCATTCCCAAAAAAATGTAAAGGTCGTTCTGTACGAGCCGCGTAGTTACGATGAAGCACAGGAGATCGCCGATCATATCAAATCCCATCGGACCGTTGTTGTCAATTTGCAGCGTGTGCGTAAGGATCAGGCTCTTCGCATTATTGATTTTCTAAGCGGAACCGTTTATGCGCTTGGCGGAGGCATTTCCAAAATCGGCGGAAACATTTTTCTCTGTACACCCGACACCGTTGAAATACAAGGAACCATCGCGGAAATACTTACAGATCACGACAGCGAAGTAGATTACAACAGAATGAGGTGA
- a CDS encoding LL-diaminopimelate aminotransferase — MSIDKYQETYIQNCFADRIGGPNYGKSPNNNKLDKIKRAITAANKNFPDIELINLGAYEPNEMMDTGIAATLAAEAAKPENRGYANNGVPEFKEAAAAYLAEVFSVEDIDPVTEVVYSSGSKSALAIIPSAFINPGDVAVLTVPGYPVMGTHTKYLGGEVYNVQLTKENHFLPDLTSIPEEIALRAKLIYLNYPNNPTGASATAEFFTEVIEWAKKYNVMVVHDATYAALTYDGVKPFSFLSVPGAKDVGVELHSLSKSFNMTGWSMGFAAGNPLVIKAFSEIKDNHDSGQSTAIQKAAAYGLAHPEITLKMTEKYSRRHDLLVQALNELGFRVEKPKGSVYLYVEAPSGIAGGRRFESGEDFSQFLIREKLISSVPWDDAGHFVRFSVTFEANGEEEEQRVIGEIKRRLSDVQFEF, encoded by the coding sequence ATGAGCATTGACAAATACCAAGAAACGTATATTCAGAATTGCTTTGCTGATCGTATCGGCGGTCCGAACTATGGTAAATCGCCAAACAACAATAAATTGGATAAAATCAAACGCGCAATTACAGCGGCGAATAAAAATTTTCCCGACATTGAACTGATAAACCTGGGAGCTTACGAGCCAAATGAAATGATGGATACCGGAATCGCTGCGACACTAGCTGCAGAGGCTGCGAAGCCGGAAAATCGCGGGTATGCAAATAATGGAGTTCCAGAATTTAAAGAAGCGGCTGCAGCATATCTTGCAGAGGTATTCAGTGTAGAAGATATCGATCCTGTGACTGAGGTCGTTTATTCCTCCGGCTCCAAGTCCGCTCTGGCCATCATCCCTTCTGCATTTATCAATCCAGGTGATGTTGCCGTTCTGACTGTACCGGGTTACCCTGTTATGGGTACGCATACGAAGTATCTGGGCGGAGAAGTTTACAATGTTCAATTGACCAAAGAGAACCATTTCCTGCCTGACCTCACTTCGATTCCAGAAGAGATTGCTCTTCGTGCGAAGCTGATTTATTTGAATTATCCGAACAATCCAACAGGTGCTAGCGCAACAGCTGAATTCTTCACTGAAGTGATCGAATGGGCTAAGAAGTACAATGTGATGGTAGTGCATGATGCCACTTATGCAGCTCTTACGTATGATGGCGTCAAGCCATTCAGCTTCTTGTCTGTGCCAGGTGCCAAAGATGTGGGCGTAGAGCTCCATTCCCTCTCCAAATCGTTCAATATGACAGGCTGGAGCATGGGGTTCGCTGCGGGGAATCCGCTTGTTATAAAGGCGTTCAGCGAAATAAAAGACAATCATGATTCAGGGCAATCTACGGCTATTCAAAAAGCAGCTGCCTATGGACTTGCACATCCAGAAATTACGTTAAAAATGACAGAGAAGTACTCCCGTCGTCATGATTTGCTGGTCCAGGCATTGAATGAGCTGGGCTTCCGAGTAGAGAAGCCAAAAGGCTCCGTCTACTTGTACGTTGAAGCTCCATCTGGAATTGCGGGGGGGCGACGTTTTGAATCCGGTGAAGATTTCTCTCAGTTTCTCATTCGTGAGAAGCTGATCTCTTCTGTACCGTGGGACGATGCCGGTCATTTTGTCCGTTTCTCTGTTACATTTGAAGCAAACGGTGAAGAAGAGGAGCAGCGTGTAATCGGTGAAATAAAACGCCGGCTAAGTGATGTTCAGTTCGAATTCTAA
- a CDS encoding TraR/DksA C4-type zinc finger protein, with translation MTHLTKQEWNSLKKQLLEQQHDIEQREKESDHYGLSGSTRYEAGELTTFDNHPGDVATEMYEREKDISLNEHDEFMLERIKSALNHMEEGDYGICAVCSKPIPYERLNAVPYTIYCREHAPETSVSEDRPIEEEFLSPPFGRTSLDEKDTQNGFDGEDTWQILENYGNSNTPALQEGNNNDDYDAMYMEAAEEIDGCVEAYESFLATDIYGQNVSVVRNKQYRRYLENHEGMSILEPDVIEDEL, from the coding sequence ATGACGCATCTGACGAAGCAGGAATGGAACAGCTTGAAGAAGCAGCTTCTTGAGCAGCAACACGATATCGAGCAGCGCGAGAAGGAATCCGATCATTACGGGCTTAGTGGATCAACACGTTATGAAGCCGGAGAGTTAACGACTTTTGATAATCACCCAGGTGATGTTGCAACAGAAATGTATGAACGTGAAAAAGATATTTCGCTAAACGAGCACGATGAATTTATGCTTGAACGAATCAAAAGCGCGCTGAATCATATGGAAGAGGGCGATTACGGTATTTGCGCCGTATGCAGCAAGCCTATTCCTTATGAACGCCTTAATGCAGTACCGTATACCATTTATTGCAGAGAGCATGCTCCTGAAACCTCGGTATCGGAGGACCGTCCGATTGAGGAGGAATTCCTAAGTCCTCCATTCGGCAGAACAAGCCTGGATGAAAAGGATACCCAGAATGGATTCGATGGTGAAGATACCTGGCAGATTCTCGAAAATTACGGGAATTCCAACACGCCCGCTCTTCAGGAAGGCAACAATAACGATGATTATGATGCCATGTACATGGAGGCTGCCGAGGAGATTGATGGCTGTGTTGAAGCGTATGAGAGCTTTCTCGCGACAGACATATACGGCCAAAACGTATCCGTTGTACGCAACAAGCAGTACAGAAGATATTTGGAGAATCACGAGGGCATGAGCATTTTGGAGCCGGATGTTATTGAAGATGAACTATAG
- a CDS encoding RNA-binding protein, with translation MRTDIYEHFHPDERDFVDKAWEWVERAGQYHEMKLTDFLDPRQAYILDTLANRRGDVQVRMEGGSANAERQRALIAPDYAYLDGEDMGLVVLSITSADQKFLQLDHGDYMGALLSLGLKRGKLGDIHVLDDGCHTVVAREIADYFSLHLHQVHRMNVFTDILPIDQLRTSDVALQMMDLTVASLRLDGIASDVYRLSRSKILTPIKAGRCKVNWKVAEDPSKMLQAGDVVSVQGLGRFKVMETDGMTKKGRFRVKVGKFV, from the coding sequence ATGCGTACAGACATTTATGAACATTTTCACCCCGATGAACGGGATTTTGTAGACAAGGCCTGGGAGTGGGTGGAACGTGCCGGACAGTATCATGAGATGAAGCTGACGGACTTTCTAGACCCGCGCCAGGCCTATATTTTGGATACGCTGGCGAATCGCAGAGGAGATGTACAAGTGCGTATGGAAGGCGGCTCTGCTAATGCGGAGCGTCAAAGAGCACTGATTGCTCCTGACTATGCTTATCTAGATGGTGAGGATATGGGACTTGTCGTTCTAAGCATTACTTCGGCGGATCAAAAATTTCTGCAGCTCGATCACGGGGATTATATGGGGGCGCTGCTGAGCCTTGGGCTCAAACGTGGAAAGCTCGGTGACATTCACGTCCTGGATGACGGATGCCACACCGTTGTTGCCAGGGAGATTGCAGACTATTTCTCGCTTCACCTGCACCAGGTGCATCGGATGAATGTATTTACGGACATACTGCCGATAGATCAGCTTCGGACGAGTGATGTTGCTCTCCAGATGATGGATCTGACGGTGGCTTCTTTGCGTTTGGACGGGATAGCAAGCGATGTGTATAGACTGAGCCGGAGCAAGATTCTTACACCGATTAAGGCAGGACGCTGCAAAGTGAACTGGAAGGTGGCAGAAGATCCATCCAAAATGCTGCAGGCAGGGGACGTCGTATCTGTCCAAGGCTTGGGGCGCTTTAAAGTGATGGAAACCGATGGAATGACCAAGAAAGGTCGGTTCCGTGTGAAAGTGGGTAAATTTGTGTAA
- a CDS encoding YggT family protein produces the protein MEFVFQFVNSLVNIYYWMIIIYILMSWLPNARESKFGEILGKLVEPYLAPFRRFIPPIFGMLDISPIIAIIALRYAATGLLAILQGIFA, from the coding sequence TTGGAATTCGTATTTCAATTTGTTAACAGCTTAGTTAACATTTATTATTGGATGATCATTATTTACATCCTAATGTCTTGGCTGCCTAACGCGAGAGAGTCTAAGTTCGGAGAAATATTAGGCAAGCTTGTAGAGCCGTATCTAGCTCCTTTCCGTAGATTCATACCGCCTATTTTCGGGATGCTCGACATTTCGCCGATCATAGCCATCATTGCGCTGAGATATGCTGCAACAGGACTGTTAGCTATATTACAAGGAATATTTGCTTAG
- a CDS encoding RluA family pseudouridine synthase translates to MTDRSDQESGQDIQEWTVEADFAKERIDKYIADSMEGVSRSQVQIWIGDGQVTVNGSQVKSNYKLAAGDKIELVVPEVAAVEILPENIPLEVVYEDSSVIVVNKQRGLVVHPAPGHASGTLVNALMYHCHDLSGINGELRPGIVHRIDKDTSGLLMAAKNDKAHASLAAQLKDHSVNRRYIALVHGHVQHDQGTIDAPIGRDAHDRKMFTVTERNSKHAVTHFSVMERLGDYTLLELKLETGRTHQIRVHMKFIGHSLVGDPMYGRSKGVKMNGQALHAATLGFVHPDSGETLEFNAPLPQDMEDVLASLRSR, encoded by the coding sequence ATGACAGATCGGTCCGATCAGGAATCAGGCCAGGACATCCAAGAATGGACCGTTGAGGCGGATTTCGCTAAGGAACGAATTGATAAATATATTGCTGACAGTATGGAGGGCGTATCGCGTTCCCAGGTTCAAATCTGGATTGGTGATGGTCAGGTGACCGTTAACGGCAGCCAAGTAAAGTCGAACTATAAACTGGCAGCAGGAGACAAGATTGAGCTTGTTGTCCCCGAGGTTGCCGCGGTTGAAATACTGCCCGAGAATATCCCGCTTGAAGTGGTTTATGAAGATTCGAGTGTCATTGTGGTAAATAAGCAGAGAGGTCTCGTTGTACATCCCGCACCAGGCCATGCCTCGGGTACGCTAGTAAATGCGCTGATGTATCATTGCCATGACCTGTCTGGCATCAACGGAGAACTGCGTCCTGGCATCGTGCACAGAATTGATAAGGATACGTCAGGACTTCTGATGGCTGCGAAGAATGATAAAGCCCATGCATCGCTTGCGGCGCAGCTTAAAGACCATAGTGTCAATAGACGTTATATTGCATTGGTCCATGGACATGTTCAGCATGATCAGGGGACCATTGATGCGCCTATTGGCCGTGATGCACACGATCGGAAGATGTTTACCGTAACGGAGCGTAACAGCAAGCATGCAGTGACTCATTTTTCCGTGATGGAGCGGCTTGGGGACTACACCTTGTTAGAGCTCAAGCTGGAGACGGGCAGAACCCATCAAATTCGGGTGCACATGAAGTTTATTGGTCATTCGCTAGTCGGAGATCCGATGTATGGACGAAGCAAGGGTGTGAAGATGAACGGACAAGCACTGCATGCAGCAACGCTGGGCTTCGTTCATCCGGATTCAGGCGAAACACTGGAATTTAACGCCCCTCTGCCTCAAGATATGGAAGATGTACTCGCTTCACTCCGAAGCAGATAA
- the ileS gene encoding isoleucine--tRNA ligase has product MKRVDVKEKARAREQRILGKWQTEDTFKKSIENREGRPNYVFYEGPPTANGAPHIGHVLGRVIKDFVGRYQTMNGYRVVRKAGWDTHGLPVELGVEKQLGISGKQEIENYGVEEFIKKCKASVFEYEHKWRELTEAIGYWTDLDHPYVTLDNTYIESVWNILATIHDKGLLYRGHRVSPYCPCCQTTLSSHEVAQGYEDVKDLSATAKFKLHDRDEYILAWTTTPWTLPSHVALAVNPEMEYARVKQEDGIYIVAKNLVEKVMKGDYEVLSTLQGSELVGLTYTPPFNYISAEKANIVVGASFVTDASGTGIVHMAPAHGEDDYKTCRENGISFVSVVNSEGKYTEEVTDFAGRFVKDCDLDIVKHLSEQGLLYSKEKIEHSYPFCWRCKSPLLYYAMDSWFIETTAVKDQLIANNNTVDWYPGHVREGRFGKFLEDLVDWNISRNRYWGTPLNVWVCQDCGGQFAPHSHEELRKHATSEVSPELELHKPYVDEVKVHCTHCENGVMERTSEVIDVWFDSGSMPYAQHHYPFENKETFEQQYPADMICEGIDQTRGWFYSLLAVSTLFTGKAPYKAVMATGHILDENGQKMSKSKGNVIDPWEIIEEYGTDAFRWALLADSAPWNSKRFSKGIVGEAKSKVIDTIVNTHAFLALYADIDGYDPEKHPFEGSENKLDRWVLSRLNSLIAKVSKGLQVNDFLNAAKAIEVFVDELSNWYIRRSRDRFWGSGLTEDKLAAYGTLTEVLLTLSKLMAPFTPMLSEDVYGNLGGKGSVHLTDYPVANEALIDEKLEQDMETARNIVELARNVRNETGIKTRQPLSALIVSLSHEFDLPGYEEIIKDEINVKSIEVETSDSGFVDFTLKLNLKVAGKKYGKNVGFLQNHFKAMSAEDTRSVVEAGQFNIVSPDGAELEVTSEELLIEKKAKEGFAAASGYGLTVALNTEITPELEQEGLVREVVRAVQDTRKKLDLPIEKRVNLTLDVDHELRAAIEAFESVLRENVLVTDLTFGASDDMERVEAGSRTIGVKIH; this is encoded by the coding sequence ATGAAACGAGTTGACGTCAAGGAGAAGGCTCGCGCACGTGAGCAGCGAATCCTGGGAAAATGGCAGACGGAAGATACATTTAAGAAATCAATCGAGAATCGTGAAGGCAGACCTAATTATGTCTTCTATGAAGGACCGCCTACAGCGAATGGAGCACCACATATCGGTCACGTGCTGGGCCGTGTAATTAAGGACTTTGTCGGCCGCTACCAAACGATGAACGGATACCGGGTTGTCCGCAAGGCAGGCTGGGATACGCATGGTCTTCCGGTGGAGCTCGGTGTAGAGAAACAGCTGGGAATCAGCGGAAAACAAGAAATTGAGAATTATGGTGTTGAAGAATTCATTAAGAAATGTAAAGCGAGCGTATTCGAGTATGAGCATAAATGGCGTGAGCTGACGGAAGCGATCGGATACTGGACAGATCTGGATCATCCTTATGTAACACTGGATAACACCTACATCGAGAGTGTATGGAACATCCTGGCTACGATTCATGACAAAGGTCTGCTCTATCGGGGCCACCGGGTAAGTCCTTATTGCCCGTGCTGCCAGACGACACTCAGCTCTCACGAAGTGGCACAAGGCTATGAGGATGTGAAGGACCTTAGTGCAACAGCGAAATTCAAGCTTCATGACCGTGATGAGTATATCCTGGCTTGGACAACGACGCCTTGGACACTCCCGTCTCATGTTGCGCTTGCTGTTAACCCGGAGATGGAATACGCACGTGTTAAGCAGGAAGACGGAATTTATATCGTAGCAAAAAATCTCGTCGAGAAAGTGATGAAGGGTGACTACGAGGTGCTGTCTACCTTGCAAGGCTCTGAGCTTGTCGGCTTGACTTATACTCCTCCGTTCAACTATATTTCAGCCGAAAAAGCGAATATCGTGGTTGGAGCAAGCTTTGTTACGGATGCCAGCGGCACAGGAATTGTTCATATGGCTCCCGCTCATGGTGAGGATGACTACAAGACTTGCCGTGAGAATGGAATCAGCTTTGTCAGTGTGGTGAATTCGGAAGGGAAGTATACCGAGGAAGTTACCGATTTCGCCGGACGTTTTGTTAAGGATTGCGATCTGGATATTGTGAAGCATCTGTCCGAGCAGGGACTGCTGTACAGCAAGGAAAAAATCGAGCACAGCTATCCATTCTGCTGGCGCTGTAAATCTCCTCTTCTGTACTATGCTATGGACAGCTGGTTTATTGAAACGACGGCAGTGAAGGATCAACTGATCGCCAACAACAATACGGTGGACTGGTATCCAGGACACGTACGTGAAGGACGTTTTGGTAAGTTCCTTGAGGATTTGGTGGATTGGAACATCAGTCGTAACCGTTACTGGGGTACTCCGCTGAACGTGTGGGTATGTCAGGATTGCGGAGGGCAGTTCGCTCCTCACAGCCACGAAGAGCTGCGCAAACATGCGACCTCTGAGGTAAGTCCGGAGCTTGAGCTCCATAAGCCTTACGTTGATGAAGTGAAGGTACATTGTACACACTGTGAGAATGGAGTTATGGAACGGACCTCAGAAGTGATCGATGTGTGGTTTGACAGCGGGTCGATGCCGTACGCACAGCATCATTATCCGTTTGAGAACAAAGAGACGTTCGAACAGCAATATCCTGCGGACATGATCTGTGAAGGAATTGATCAGACCCGCGGCTGGTTCTACAGCCTGCTGGCTGTTTCTACCTTGTTCACAGGTAAAGCACCTTATAAGGCTGTTATGGCAACAGGTCATATTTTGGATGAGAACGGACAGAAGATGTCCAAATCCAAAGGAAATGTAATTGATCCTTGGGAAATCATTGAGGAGTATGGTACGGATGCATTCCGCTGGGCGCTCCTTGCAGACAGTGCTCCATGGAACAGCAAGCGTTTCTCCAAGGGCATCGTCGGAGAAGCCAAATCCAAAGTAATTGACACGATTGTTAATACCCATGCCTTCCTTGCGCTCTATGCTGACATCGATGGATATGATCCAGAGAAGCATCCATTCGAAGGATCTGAGAATAAGCTGGATCGCTGGGTGCTGTCACGTCTGAATTCCCTCATTGCAAAAGTAAGCAAGGGACTTCAGGTGAATGACTTCCTGAATGCGGCTAAAGCGATTGAAGTATTTGTCGACGAATTGAGTAACTGGTATATCCGCCGTTCCCGTGATCGGTTCTGGGGCAGCGGTCTGACTGAGGATAAGCTTGCAGCGTATGGAACACTGACAGAGGTACTCTTAACGTTGTCTAAGCTGATGGCGCCATTTACACCGATGCTGTCCGAAGATGTCTACGGTAACCTTGGAGGAAAGGGAAGCGTGCATCTGACCGATTATCCGGTAGCGAATGAAGCTCTGATTGATGAGAAGCTGGAGCAGGATATGGAAACGGCACGTAACATTGTTGAGCTTGCTCGGAATGTTCGTAACGAGACAGGGATTAAGACCCGTCAGCCGTTGTCGGCCCTCATTGTATCGCTCAGTCATGAGTTTGATCTCCCTGGCTATGAAGAAATCATCAAGGATGAGATTAACGTGAAGAGTATTGAGGTGGAGACGAGCGACAGTGGATTTGTTGACTTTACACTTAAGCTTAATCTGAAAGTAGCAGGTAAGAAATACGGCAAGAATGTAGGCTTCCTGCAAAATCATTTTAAAGCGATGAGTGCAGAAGATACTCGTTCAGTTGTTGAAGCTGGCCAGTTCAATATCGTTTCACCGGACGGAGCAGAGCTGGAAGTGACAAGCGAAGAGCTGTTGATTGAGAAAAAAGCAAAAGAAGGCTTTGCGGCAGCTTCCGGCTATGGACTGACCGTTGCATTGAATACGGAGATTACGCCTGAGCTTGAACAGGAAGGTCTAGTTCGTGAGGTGGTCCGTGCGGTACAGGATACGCGTAAGAAGCTTGATCTTCCGATTGAGAAGCGTGTGAACCTGACTCTGGATGTGGATCATGAGCTGAGAGCTGCAATTGAAGCTTTTGAATCCGTCCTTCGCGAGAACGTATTGGTTACAGATTTGACGTTTGGTGCATCGGATGATATGGAACGGGTTGAAGCCGGTTCGAGAACGATTGGCGTTAAGATTCACTAG
- the pgeF gene encoding peptidoglycan editing factor PgeF gives MEPFVLNNKDSGPKLFAIEPWNSYSRSNGLITGYTSRAGGVGTEPYSSLNCAYHVGDNPEDVIENRRRIAEEIGIPAEAWTCGEQVHKSEIAIVTEADRGRGFLNRESAIQDTDGLLTNVRGVLLTSFYADCVPLYFYDPVNEVVGLAHAGWKGTVQKIAERMIERMEEHYGSKRADIRTAIGPSIGSCCYEVDDYVMDRVKVLYELEQGKDEYEDSAYRKAHQPAPEGKSMLDLKEVNRHIMMKAGILPDHIECTSWCTSCHPELFFSYRKEGGITGRMASWIGLEER, from the coding sequence ATGGAACCTTTTGTGTTGAATAATAAGGACAGTGGACCGAAGCTGTTTGCAATAGAGCCCTGGAATTCCTATTCAAGAAGTAACGGGCTTATTACGGGATATACAAGCCGTGCCGGAGGTGTCGGTACTGAACCATACAGCAGTCTCAACTGTGCTTATCATGTAGGAGACAACCCTGAGGATGTCATTGAGAACCGCAGGCGCATCGCTGAAGAGATTGGAATACCGGCAGAGGCGTGGACATGCGGTGAGCAAGTACATAAGAGTGAAATTGCCATCGTAACCGAAGCAGATCGAGGCAGGGGCTTCTTGAATCGGGAGTCGGCGATTCAGGATACGGACGGATTACTGACGAACGTCCGGGGTGTGCTGCTGACTTCATTTTATGCGGATTGTGTTCCGCTCTATTTCTATGATCCGGTCAACGAAGTGGTCGGTCTCGCCCATGCTGGATGGAAGGGGACGGTTCAGAAGATTGCAGAACGTATGATTGAACGGATGGAAGAGCATTATGGAAGTAAGCGAGCAGATATTCGGACGGCCATTGGCCCGTCGATCGGAAGCTGCTGCTATGAGGTTGATGATTATGTCATGGACCGGGTGAAGGTTTTGTACGAACTTGAACAGGGTAAAGATGAATATGAGGATTCTGCATACAGGAAGGCACATCAGCCTGCACCTGAAGGAAAAAGCATGCTTGACTTGAAAGAAGTCAATCGACACATTATGATGAAAGCAGGAATATTGCCGGATCATATCGAATGTACATCATGGTGTACAAGCTGCCACCCTGAGCTATTCTTCAGTTATCGTAAGGAAGGCGGCATTACAGGCAGAATGGCAAGCTGGATTGGATTGGAAGAGAGGTGA